A genome region from Accipiter gentilis chromosome 13, bAccGen1.1, whole genome shotgun sequence includes the following:
- the LOC126045079 gene encoding T-cell activation Rho GTPase-activating protein-like, giving the protein MGLPWPFARRGSSAAAEVPGPSGSGGGGALFGRPLAALCSQDGTLPQPIQDLLALLHEHGPSTEGIFRLAASERASRELREALDSGAEVRLESQPAHLLAVVLKDFLRKIPSKLLEAELYEEWMSALQKSSRQEKLAGLKEYVWRAACLLHGEWQRAGLVCKRRRP; this is encoded by the exons ATGGGCCTGCCCTGGCCCTTTGCGCGGCGAGGGTCCTCGGCCGCTGCAGAGGTGCCCGGGCCGTCGGGCTCTGGAGGCGGGGGGGCTCTCTTTGGCCGGCCcctggcagctctctgcagccagGACGGCACGCTGCCCCAGCCCATCCAG gacctgctggctctgctgcacgAGCACGGGCCATCCACGGAGGGGATCTTCCGGCTGGCGGCCAGCGAGCGGGCCTCCCGGGAGCTCAGGGAGGCCCTCGACAGCGGAGCGGAGGTCCGCCTCGAAAGCCAGCCTGCGCACCTGCTGGCCGTCGTCCTGAAG GACTTCCTCCGCAAGATCCCCTCCAAGCTCCTCGAGGCAGAGCTCTACGAGGAGTGGATGAGCGCCCTGCAGAAGtccagcaggcaggagaagcTGGCAGGACTGAAGGAGTACGTGTGGCgagcagcctgcctgctccaCGGGGAATGGCAGAGGGCGGGACTTGTCTGCAAACGAAGGCGCCCTTGA